One Chlorobaculum limnaeum genomic window carries:
- a CDS encoding glycosyltransferase family 2 protein has product MSGEKTAVIVLNWNSAADTLACLASLAKVESQAFTTLLVDNGSSDGTVGLVRRAFPAVEILELPRNLGFAGGNNAGFRSLRGRGFESVVFLNNDTVVDPGFLLPLLDELQKPWVGIAAPKILYMDDPGRIWYAGGVLESATGLIEHTGIRQPDGPRFDTPEPVWYATGCCLGMRCRDFDAVGGFDERFRMYGEDVDLSIKVRKRGLVIMYQPASRIWHRVSASSGGEMNLGKQLRKSGAAMTLFAKHGMIGSLVLYPLLLPFRAVLGLLRFQLFRRIASQEREEA; this is encoded by the coding sequence ATGAGCGGCGAAAAAACAGCGGTGATCGTGCTGAACTGGAACAGCGCGGCGGACACGCTCGCCTGCCTGGCGTCGCTCGCGAAGGTCGAAAGCCAGGCGTTCACCACGCTGCTCGTGGACAACGGTTCGAGTGATGGCACGGTTGGTCTTGTCCGACGAGCCTTTCCGGCAGTCGAAATCCTCGAACTTCCCCGCAACCTCGGCTTCGCGGGGGGCAACAACGCGGGCTTCCGTTCGTTGCGCGGGCGCGGATTCGAGAGCGTGGTGTTCCTGAACAACGACACGGTGGTCGATCCGGGCTTTCTCCTGCCGCTGCTCGACGAACTGCAAAAGCCGTGGGTGGGCATCGCCGCGCCGAAAATTCTCTACATGGACGATCCCGGGCGCATCTGGTACGCGGGCGGTGTGCTCGAATCAGCGACCGGGCTGATCGAACACACCGGCATTCGCCAGCCCGACGGGCCGCGCTTTGATACGCCGGAGCCGGTCTGGTACGCCACCGGGTGCTGCCTCGGGATGCGCTGCCGCGATTTCGATGCGGTGGGCGGGTTCGACGAGCGGTTCCGCATGTATGGCGAGGACGTCGATCTGTCGATCAAGGTGCGCAAACGCGGCCTCGTCATCATGTACCAGCCCGCCTCGCGCATCTGGCATCGCGTGTCGGCATCGTCAGGCGGCGAGATGAACCTCGGCAAGCAGCTCCGCAAAAGCGGCGCAGCGATGACGCTCTTCGCCAAACATGGTATGATCGGCAGCCTCGTGCTCTATCCGCTGCTCCTGCCCTTCCGCGCGGTGCTCGGTCTGCTGCGTTTCCAGCTCTTCCGGCGGATAGCATCGCAAGAGCGGGAGGAGGCATGA
- a CDS encoding HPr family phosphocarrier protein, whose protein sequence is MIVQEVIIRNSAGLHTRPAAAVVKLASKFKSEFFIEMDGSEINAKSIIGVMSLAAPKGSRMVLKLEGEDETEAARHLIEFFEQGFGEA, encoded by the coding sequence GTGATCGTCCAGGAAGTGATCATCAGAAACAGCGCGGGTCTGCACACCCGGCCAGCGGCGGCGGTCGTCAAGCTCGCCTCGAAATTCAAGTCCGAGTTCTTCATCGAGATGGATGGCTCGGAAATCAACGCCAAATCGATCATCGGCGTCATGAGTCTGGCCGCCCCCAAAGGGTCGCGCATGGTGCTCAAGCTGGAGGGCGAGGACGAAACAGAAGCCGCCAGGCACCTCATCGAATTTTTCGAACAGGGATTCGGCGAAGCGTAA
- a CDS encoding N-acetyltransferase, producing MPATDTCVRNARLADASAISRITQGYADEGIMLKRPVENIIEHIRDFFVADYNGRVIGCCAIAFYTVKLAEIRSLAVLDEFRSKGIGRLLVEKAEAVLTEEGVEEVFVLTLNPGFFSKMGYRQIEKEYFPQKIWRDCTNCPKLMACDEIAMVKTL from the coding sequence ATGCCGGCAACTGATACCTGCGTCAGAAACGCGCGTCTCGCCGACGCTTCAGCCATCTCCCGTATAACCCAGGGTTACGCGGATGAGGGAATCATGCTCAAGCGCCCGGTCGAGAATATCATCGAGCATATCCGCGATTTTTTCGTAGCAGACTACAACGGGCGCGTCATCGGCTGCTGCGCCATCGCCTTCTACACGGTGAAGCTTGCAGAAATTCGCTCGCTCGCCGTGCTCGACGAGTTCCGAAGCAAGGGCATCGGGCGGCTTCTGGTCGAAAAGGCTGAAGCCGTGCTCACCGAGGAGGGGGTCGAAGAGGTGTTCGTCTTGACCCTTAATCCCGGATTTTTCAGTAAGATGGGGTACCGACAGATCGAAAAAGAGTATTTTCCACAGAAGATCTGGCGTGATTGCACCAATTGTCCGAAACTCATGGCATGTGACGAAATCGCCATGGTCAAAACGTTGTGA
- the obgE gene encoding GTPase ObgE, with amino-acid sequence MKFVDSAKISVKAGDGGRGSVSFRREKFVPKGGPDGGDGGRGGHVYLRANRQLATLLDFKYRKSYIADRGEHGMGARKTGKDGKDVVIGVPCGTVVRNAETGEVMCDMVEDGQEVMIAKGGRGGWGNQHFATATRQAPRFAQPGEKGEEFELEMELKLMADVGLVGFPNAGKSTLISVLSAARPKIADYPFTTLVPNLGIVRYEDYKSFVMADIPGIIEGAAEGRGLGIQFLRHIERTKTLLVMVPSNTEDIAAEYATLLKELEKFDPSLLSKPRLAVITKMDIAPEDFAIPELEPGVKVLAISSVAGNGLKALKDELWRQVSRQNQSSGEHAGN; translated from the coding sequence GTGAAGTTTGTCGATAGTGCGAAAATCTCGGTGAAGGCTGGCGACGGCGGCCGGGGTAGCGTGAGTTTCAGAAGAGAGAAGTTCGTACCCAAGGGAGGCCCCGACGGGGGTGACGGAGGACGCGGAGGCCATGTGTATCTCCGTGCCAACCGGCAGCTCGCCACGCTGCTGGACTTCAAGTACCGCAAATCCTACATCGCCGACCGGGGTGAACACGGCATGGGCGCGCGCAAGACCGGCAAGGATGGCAAGGATGTCGTCATCGGCGTGCCGTGCGGCACGGTGGTGCGCAACGCCGAAACCGGCGAGGTGATGTGCGACATGGTCGAGGACGGGCAGGAGGTGATGATCGCCAAGGGCGGTCGCGGCGGCTGGGGCAACCAGCACTTCGCCACGGCGACCCGGCAGGCGCCGCGCTTCGCCCAGCCCGGCGAAAAGGGCGAGGAGTTCGAGCTCGAGATGGAGCTGAAGCTGATGGCCGATGTCGGCCTCGTCGGCTTCCCCAACGCGGGCAAATCGACGCTCATCTCGGTGCTCAGCGCGGCGCGTCCGAAGATCGCCGACTACCCGTTCACCACGCTGGTGCCAAACCTCGGCATCGTGCGATATGAGGATTACAAGTCTTTCGTCATGGCCGACATTCCGGGCATCATCGAAGGGGCTGCGGAAGGGCGAGGACTGGGCATCCAGTTCCTGCGCCACATCGAGCGAACCAAGACGCTTCTCGTCATGGTTCCGTCCAATACGGAGGATATTGCCGCCGAGTACGCCACGCTGTTGAAGGAACTCGAGAAGTTCGATCCGTCGCTGCTCTCCAAGCCGAGACTCGCGGTGATCACCAAAATGGACATCGCGCCGGAAGATTTCGCCATTCCGGAACTCGAACCGGGCGTGAAGGTGCTCGCCATTTCGAGCGTGGCGGGTAACGGCCTCAAGGCGCTCAAGGACGAGCTGTGGCGTCAGGTGTCACGTCAGAACCAGTCATCCGGAGAACATGCCGGCAACTGA
- a CDS encoding glycosyltransferase, whose product MTPLRIALLSPFPPLKGGIARFSDELRRAFEAAGCEVVPVPFRRLWPRWLMKGRPATESSDVNLPASPFVLDLVNPFTWFSAARKLRAARPDVLLVAYWSGVLAPLMALMRRASGLPTVVLLHNFTSHESIPGESMLKRSLVSSSDGFITLSRAVDSELRAFAPAARTLRLFHPLYERQTSAPAKADARRSLGLPEDAPVLLFFGYVREYKGLDTLLEAMAAVLRELPSAQLVVAGEFILDSSRFREHARRLGIDGAVEFREGYVPAGEVPTLMAAADVVVLPYRSATQSGIVSLALGHGVPVIACNAGGLGDQVEHGRTGWLVREEGAEALAEGIIEFFGERERLPLAAGIDEFRRRNSWREFASLAAAFLETCSRRRSA is encoded by the coding sequence TTGACCCCGCTGCGGATAGCGCTGCTCAGCCCCTTTCCTCCGCTCAAAGGGGGAATCGCCCGATTCAGCGACGAGCTTCGCCGGGCGTTCGAGGCGGCGGGTTGCGAAGTGGTGCCGGTGCCCTTCCGGCGGCTCTGGCCCCGATGGCTCATGAAGGGCCGCCCGGCGACGGAGTCGAGTGACGTGAATCTGCCCGCTTCGCCCTTCGTCCTCGATCTCGTGAATCCTTTCACCTGGTTTTCGGCAGCCCGCAAGCTTCGCGCGGCCAGGCCCGATGTGCTGCTCGTCGCTTACTGGAGCGGCGTTCTCGCGCCGCTGATGGCACTGATGCGACGGGCGAGCGGATTGCCGACCGTGGTGCTGCTCCACAATTTCACCTCCCATGAATCCATTCCGGGAGAATCGATGCTCAAGCGTTCGCTGGTTTCATCCTCCGACGGCTTCATCACCCTCTCCCGCGCCGTCGATTCAGAGCTGCGGGCCTTCGCTCCGGCGGCCCGGACGCTGCGCCTCTTTCATCCCCTCTACGAACGGCAAACATCAGCCCCCGCCAAAGCCGACGCGCGGCGCTCGCTCGGCCTGCCGGAGGATGCGCCGGTGCTGCTCTTCTTCGGCTACGTGCGCGAGTACAAGGGGCTCGACACGCTGCTGGAGGCGATGGCCGCCGTGCTGCGCGAGCTGCCGTCGGCGCAGCTCGTCGTGGCGGGGGAGTTCATTCTCGATTCGTCTCGCTTTCGCGAGCACGCCCGGAGGCTCGGCATCGATGGCGCGGTCGAGTTCCGCGAAGGGTACGTGCCCGCCGGTGAGGTCCCGACGCTGATGGCCGCCGCCGATGTGGTGGTGCTGCCCTACCGTTCGGCCACGCAGTCGGGCATCGTGTCGCTCGCGCTTGGCCACGGCGTACCGGTGATCGCCTGCAACGCGGGCGGCCTCGGCGATCAGGTCGAGCACGGTCGCACCGGTTGGCTCGTCCGCGAAGAGGGGGCCGAAGCGCTGGCCGAGGGGATCATCGAATTTTTCGGCGAACGCGAGCGCCTGCCGCTGGCGGCGGGGATCGACGAGTTTCGCCGCCGCAACTCGTGGCGCGAGTTCGCCTCGCTGGCGGCGGCGTTTCTCGAAACGTGCAGCCGGAGGAGATCGGCATGA
- the xseB gene encoding exodeoxyribonuclease VII small subunit: MAASRKSHQTTAPTIEELIQRLEELTSQIENPDTGLENSIALYEEGLSVAGECRKRLQDNRKKLETINPDQAAAQPEKPAKPAKPEPPKPADLFGMES, translated from the coding sequence ATGGCCGCCTCCAGAAAATCACACCAGACAACCGCCCCGACCATCGAAGAGCTGATCCAGCGCCTCGAAGAGCTGACCAGCCAGATAGAAAATCCGGATACCGGTCTGGAGAACTCAATCGCGCTGTACGAGGAGGGCCTCTCGGTTGCCGGTGAGTGCCGCAAGCGCTTGCAGGATAATCGCAAGAAGCTCGAAACGATCAATCCCGATCAAGCCGCCGCCCAGCCGGAAAAGCCCGCGAAACCGGCGAAACCCGAACCTCCGAAACCCGCCGACCTGTTCGGCATGGAGAGCTGA
- a CDS encoding methyltransferase domain-containing protein, with the protein MTGGQEFRTVVDHAWSADPAHRMRWEKSLAFVRGSSALPLPLCAGLDIGDRTPATAMLEAHFGCRFDTTSVDLDTESLDVATRYPVVTAFEVIEHLYNPLHLLLEIRKTLDPAPTSRLFLSTPAWKPGFLQSPDHFHEMPKRSLAALLSRAGFEIVRNDEFGIRSPFFCLRGVRPMLRCIFEKIRIYELAARR; encoded by the coding sequence ATGACGGGCGGGCAGGAATTCAGGACGGTCGTTGACCACGCATGGAGCGCTGATCCGGCGCACCGGATGCGGTGGGAGAAAAGTCTGGCGTTTGTCCGTGGTTCATCGGCGCTGCCTCTCCCGCTCTGCGCGGGACTCGACATCGGCGACCGGACGCCCGCGACCGCCATGCTCGAAGCGCACTTCGGCTGCCGCTTCGACACGACCTCGGTCGATCTCGACACCGAGTCTCTCGACGTGGCGACGCGCTATCCTGTGGTGACCGCCTTCGAGGTGATCGAGCACCTCTACAACCCGCTGCACCTGTTGCTGGAAATCCGAAAGACGCTCGATCCCGCGCCGACCTCCCGTCTCTTTCTCTCAACCCCGGCGTGGAAGCCGGGCTTTCTGCAAAGCCCCGACCACTTCCACGAAATGCCGAAGCGCTCGCTCGCCGCACTGCTGTCTCGCGCCGGATTCGAGATCGTGCGGAACGACGAGTTCGGCATCCGCTCGCCGTTTTTCTGCCTGCGCGGGGTTCGTCCGATGCTGCGATGCATTTTCGAAAAAATAAGGATTTACGAACTTGCGGCGCGGCGCTGA
- a CDS encoding glycosyltransferase: MRRGAEEDTEGGDLIWFSEIQWDFLSTRKQRLLARFPAEWRILFIEPFAVGRPSHWLPVQRGRVTVVTVPFLKTIPPGKPQLFDNPLVRQIVTLAGRLIAAFWCRVLGFSSADRSIGLSNIYWGGVAASMPCRVRFYDANDDHLGFTPGQPWLRESMRRYLDVCDLVFFVSKQLLDTIEPRPEQRCVELGNGVEFDHFAAPRRETPSQLAGLPKPILGYAGAMDWLDAGLVASVARAWPEYSVVLVGPAYARDWAERHAELLALPNVHWVGKVDYDELPAWVQRFDLALMPLERSPLKRASNPNKLYEYAAAGVPILAIEYCDAVRQASDVAHVASTPGEFVRLVPEALADARKAERQAFARAHSWDALAAAMVRELRDAMQRRRA, encoded by the coding sequence TTGCGGCGCGGCGCTGAAGAGGATACGGAAGGGGGCGATCTCATCTGGTTCTCCGAAATCCAGTGGGATTTTCTCTCGACCCGGAAGCAGCGGCTGCTCGCCCGCTTTCCGGCAGAGTGGCGCATTCTCTTCATCGAGCCGTTCGCCGTGGGGCGGCCAAGTCACTGGCTGCCGGTGCAGCGCGGGCGGGTGACGGTCGTCACCGTGCCTTTTCTCAAAACCATACCGCCGGGCAAGCCGCAGCTCTTCGACAATCCGCTCGTCCGCCAGATCGTCACACTGGCGGGTCGGCTGATCGCTGCCTTCTGGTGCCGGGTGCTCGGTTTCTCGTCCGCCGACCGGAGCATCGGACTGAGCAACATCTACTGGGGTGGCGTTGCTGCCTCGATGCCGTGCCGTGTGCGATTCTACGACGCCAACGACGACCACCTCGGCTTCACGCCCGGCCAGCCGTGGCTGCGCGAATCGATGCGCCGCTATCTCGATGTCTGCGATCTCGTCTTTTTCGTCAGCAAACAATTGCTCGACACAATCGAGCCTCGCCCGGAACAGCGCTGCGTCGAACTCGGCAACGGCGTCGAGTTCGACCATTTCGCCGCACCGCGCCGCGAAACGCCGTCGCAGCTGGCCGGGTTGCCCAAGCCGATACTCGGCTACGCGGGGGCGATGGACTGGCTCGACGCCGGGCTTGTCGCCTCGGTCGCCCGCGCGTGGCCGGAGTACAGCGTCGTGCTGGTCGGCCCGGCCTATGCGCGTGACTGGGCGGAGCGGCACGCGGAGCTACTTGCCCTGCCGAACGTTCATTGGGTCGGCAAGGTCGATTACGACGAGCTTCCGGCGTGGGTGCAGCGGTTCGATCTGGCGTTGATGCCGCTCGAACGGAGTCCGCTGAAACGCGCCTCCAATCCGAACAAGCTTTACGAATATGCGGCGGCGGGCGTGCCGATACTTGCCATCGAATATTGCGACGCCGTCCGGCAGGCGAGCGACGTGGCGCATGTCGCCTCGACGCCCGGGGAGTTCGTCCGGCTTGTGCCCGAAGCGCTGGCCGACGCGCGGAAAGCGGAGCGGCAGGCGTTCGCCAGAGCGCATAGCTGGGACGCGCTCGCCGCCGCGATGGTGCGCGAGTTGCGCGACGCCATGCAGAGGAGGCGGGCGTGA